The window GAGAGGCTCCTGGGCGACCCCGATGTATGGCTCTGCCATCAGTGTAATGATTGTTCCACCTACTGTCCCCGGGGGGCGAAACCCGGGGATGTCCTTGCAGCGGTGAGAAACTATAGTTTTATGCACTACGCCTCTCCGCAATTTTTGGGCAAGGCCCTCGGCAAAGCAACGTATCTCCCCTTCCTCTTGGCCTTTCCGGTTATCCTTCTTCTCTTTCTTATGGGGATTACAGGCCATCTTGCGATACCGGAGGGTGAAATCGTATTTGCCAAATTTATTCCCCATACCATTGTAGACCCTGTCTTTATGGCCGTTTCCATTCTGGTCGTTATATCCATTGTAAGGGGGATATCGCGATTCTGGAATGGCCTTAAAGTCGGTGTCCATCCCTTAAGCTCTCAGAATATATCCGGGGGAGATCTTGTAAAGTTACATGTAATTCCTACCCTGGTGGAGATATTAAAGCATTCCCGATTTAAGAAATGTGAGAGAAGCAGCTTCAGGTATCTTGCCCACCTGTTGATCTTTTACGGGTTTATCGCCCTGGCGGCGGTAACGGGACTGATATTTTTAGGGACGTACCTGCTTGGCACAGAACTTCCTCTTTCCATGTATAACCCGGTAAAGATCCTGGCCAACCTGGGGGCAGCATCCCTTTTTATCGGTTGCACGATAGTAATTTCCAACAGATTAAAGGAAACGGAGGATAAAAGCAGGAGCGCATATTTCGACTGGGTATTTATCATCATGGTCTATCTGGTGACAATTTCTGGTATACTTACCGAGGTCACGAGACTTGAGCGTTTTGCCGTCTTAGCCTACTGGCTCTATTTTATCCATCTTGTCCTGGTATTTTATCTTCTCGCCTATCTGCCATTTTCCAAGTTTGCCCACCTGATCTACAGGACAGTTGCCATGGTCTATGCAAGCTATTCACAGAGGGAAATAGAGCTGCCCTAACTGCCTGCTGGAAGGAGAAGGGGGACGCCCTTAAATAAATAAGCAACTCATTTAAATGAGCTGATAACTATTTTCCTGAGCAATGGCCTCCCCTCTCTGAACTGCATATCCTACACCAGGCGGACTCATCCCTAACCGTCTGGCCAAGTCGGCTAGGGAAATCCCCAACTCCCGCACCGCCCAGAAGCAAAAAAGGCTCCGCGCATTAACCCGCTGCTGCTGGCGACCCCTCGCCAAAACTTCTCCCACATCCATCCGGTAGATCTCTGCAACCCTTTTCGCAATTTGCTCCAGACTATAACCGCGCCTTCTCAACTCGCATTGGCGCGTGCAGTACTCGTTAGCTCTGGCAAGGACTGAATCCACAAAATCTGAATCCCCCAATATCCGCTCATCACTCTTTATATGCTCCAGACCCTTTAACCTTAATTTCTTTGCCTCCGCCCAGCCTCCAAGAGTACGAACTAGCCCACCCCCAATGAGGTCCTCTCGACGTCCTTGCTCAAGCCCAGCCTCTACATAAGAAAAATACGCCCTCCTGGCACTATGAACCGTTTTACCAAAAGGATGTAGAACATAATCTACATCCTGCCAAGAGCATTCCTTCTTGCCCATCAAGGTGCTATGCCCGCAATAGAAATAACTGTTTAGATCGGCTAAATTAGAAACAATTCCGGCTCGGAGAGGGTTCAGGTGAATATAGCGAACCAGCTCCTGGAAATATTTCTCTTCCTGGCACACAATTGATTTGTACCGGTTTTGTAACAGATGGCCATGCCGCTTGTGGCGACGGTTAAAGCTGACCACGTATCCGGTAAGTAATCTCCTCATCAAAGTAGCGATGGAGATTTCACCTGTGCGGAAGAGAAAGTGAGCATGATTCGGTAGAAAGGCCCAGGCATAACAAACCGTCCTGGTTTCCAGCAGAAGTCTCCCCAGCCGTTCAAGAAGATTCTCACGATCTTGATTATCCCTGAAGATGTTTCGATGCTCAATGCCCCTGATGATGATGTGGTGTACCACTCCGGGAGCGTCAAGGCGAGCTGATCTTGGCATAGTCTCTTGTCTATCATGCCAGCCCGCTCTCTGTCAACTGAATTATTTAAGGGCGTCCCCATCATCATCCATCATCATCCTAGTCTCTTGTCTATCATGCCAGCCCGCTCT of the Syntrophales bacterium genome contains:
- the qmoC gene encoding quinone-interacting membrane-bound oxidoreductase complex subunit QmoC, producing the protein MVDRQLIEPDMDFVKKMEGLGGNTLKKCFQCATCSVVCNLTPEKKPFPRKEMIWASWGLKERLLGDPDVWLCHQCNDCSTYCPRGAKPGDVLAAVRNYSFMHYASPQFLGKALGKATYLPFLLAFPVILLLFLMGITGHLAIPEGEIVFAKFIPHTIVDPVFMAVSILVVISIVRGISRFWNGLKVGVHPLSSQNISGGDLVKLHVIPTLVEILKHSRFKKCERSSFRYLAHLLIFYGFIALAAVTGLIFLGTYLLGTELPLSMYNPVKILANLGAASLFIGCTIVISNRLKETEDKSRSAYFDWVFIIMVYLVTISGILTEVTRLERFAVLAYWLYFIHLVLVFYLLAYLPFSKFAHLIYRTVAMVYASYSQREIELP
- a CDS encoding transposase — encoded protein: MPRSARLDAPGVVHHIIIRGIEHRNIFRDNQDRENLLERLGRLLLETRTVCYAWAFLPNHAHFLFRTGEISIATLMRRLLTGYVVSFNRRHKRHGHLLQNRYKSIVCQEEKYFQELVRYIHLNPLRAGIVSNLADLNSYFYCGHSTLMGKKECSWQDVDYVLHPFGKTVHSARRAYFSYVEAGLEQGRREDLIGGGLVRTLGGWAEAKKLRLKGLEHIKSDERILGDSDFVDSVLARANEYCTRQCELRRRGYSLEQIAKRVAEIYRMDVGEVLARGRQQQRVNARSLFCFWAVRELGISLADLARRLGMSPPGVGYAVQRGEAIAQENSYQLI